A part of Peromyscus maniculatus bairdii isolate BWxNUB_F1_BW_parent chromosome 10, HU_Pman_BW_mat_3.1, whole genome shotgun sequence genomic DNA contains:
- the Fam161a gene encoding protein FAM161A isoform X3: MASPHRAARQAAASLHLPVNLTTGARGAQYEHEDPFESLVAAALAAAVEEEQKGMRPARASAGGGSSFPREDEGMTLQDVIDFSDIYHSNEEYFRKLRELKAAHAETMAKLEKMYQDKLNIKDIRPVIIREDSSSVSSGSASEKDCPHPALLVTSLSEPEVGRSPSLSSTSEEELPNLEREAPRGSRMTAYAKELINNMWTGFSVQDYIQHDSDFQTAKKTRRKPKTWVPTVTVPVPFQMTLREQKRREEALRARADLERDNDDDDDVECRRKFRANPVPPCLFLPLYEDLIRQKEERRRTARERNKAALLASQRPFKFIAREEQKQAVREKQLRDLFKSKRKTKRFKARPMPHSIYRSASNDKAKEEELFRNIRMQLRAQELLQNPSWPYRSAGRPLRDPRSPGKPGGKHRCRCLSPDDGDFAENRRKEPSSEHCFLNPSALYKQCGLQESPCDSAKRQKVLADMRAAEENLKETCWPYLSPRRMSPVRSPCAKPRPCLWSPPMPTLSSRGREQAIRKSLEEKKMLEEERNRILTKQKQRMKELQKLLATRVKAYDSHQGLAQMSKSRVNHLRECEKARMKEYRQELEERDEKLQKRPMLFERVAQLL, encoded by the exons GCTGGTGGTGGTAGCAGCTTTCCTAGGGAGGATGAAGGCATGACACTCCAGGACGTCATAGACTTTTCTGATATTTACCACTCTAATGAAGAATATTTCAGGAAACTAAGAGAGCTGAAAGCTGCCCATGCAGAAACcatggcaaaattagagaaaatgtaCCAGGACAAGCTAAACATAAAAGACATCCGGCCAGTGATCATCAGGGAAGATTCTTCTAGTGTCTCCTCTGG TTCTGCATCGGAAAAGGACTGCCCTCACCCTGCCCTTCTAGTGACATCGCTTTCAGAGCCCGAGGTGGGCCGGTCCCCCTCCTTGTCCAGCACTTCTGAGGAGGAGCTGCCCAACCTGGAGAGAGAGGCTCCCCGGGGCAGCAGGATGACAGCGTATGCCAAGGAGCTCATCAACAACATGTGGACTGGCTTTTCTGTGCAAGATTATATTCAGCACGACTCTGACTTCCAAACAGCTAAGAAAACAAGGAGGAAACCCAAAACCTGGGTGCCCACAGTTACAGTGCCTGTGCCCTTTCAAATGACGCTCAGGgagcagaagaggagagaggaggcgcTGAGGGCCCGAGCGGATCTGGAAAGGGacaacgacgacgacgacgacgtgGAGTGCAGGAGGAAATTCCGAGCCAATCCTGTCCCCCCCTGCCTGTTCCTCCCCCTGTATGAGGATCTGATCAGGCAGAAGGAAGAGCGAAGGAGGACGGCCAGGGAGAGAAACAAAGCCGCGCTCCTGGCCTCCCAGAGGCCGTTCAAGTTCATTGCCAGGGAGGAGCAGAAGCAGGCGGTCCgtgagaagcagctgagagaccTTTTTAAGTCTAAGAGGAAAACGAAGCGCTTCAAAGCCAGACCCATGCCTCATTCTATTTACAGGTCGGCTTCCAATGACAAGGCGAAGGAAGAAGAGCTCTTTAGGAACATCAGGATGCAGCTAAGGGCCCAAGAACTGCTGCAGAATCCATCCTGGCCCTATAGGTCAGCTGGCAGACCTCTCAGGGACCCCAGAAGTCCTGGAAAGCCAGGGGGTAAACACAGGTGTAGGTGCCTGAGCCCTGATGATGGAGACTTTGCTGAGAACCGACGGAAGGAGCCCTCCTCAGAACACTGCTTCCTGAACCCCTCCGCTCTTTATAAACAGTGTGGTCTTCAGGAATCCCCGTGTGACTCTGCTAAGAGACAGAAAGTCTTGGCAGACATGAGAGCAGCCgaagaaaatctgaaagaaacatGCTGGCCTTATCTGTCTCCAAGGCGGATGTCCCCGGTCAGAAGTCCGTGTGCAAAGCCCAGGCCTTGTCTGTGGAGCCCTCCGATGCCCACCCTGTCTTCCCGAGGGCGGGAACAAGCCATCAG GAAATCacttgaggaaaagaaaatgttggaagaagagagaaatcgGATCCTAACTAAACAGaagcaaagaatgaaagaatTGCAGAAGCTCTTGGCAACCCGAGTTAAAGCTTATGACTCACATCAGGGCTTAGCCCAGATGTCTAAATCCAGAGTAAACCATCTCAG AGAGTGTGAAAAGGCAAGGATGAAAGAGTATCGGCAAGAACTGGAAGAACGGGATGAGAAGCTTCAGAAGAGGCCGATGCTGTTTGAAAGAGTTGCCCAG CTCttatga
- the Fam161a gene encoding protein FAM161A isoform X1 has translation MASPHRAARQAAASLHLPVNLTTGARGAQYEHEDPFESLVAAALAAAVEEEQKGMRPARASAGGGSSFPREDEGMTLQDVIDFSDIYHSNEEYFRKLRELKAAHAETMAKLEKMYQDKLNIKDIRPVIIREDSSSVSSGSASEKDCPHPALLVTSLSEPEVGRSPSLSSTSEEELPNLEREAPRGSRMTAYAKELINNMWTGFSVQDYIQHDSDFQTAKKTRRKPKTWVPTVTVPVPFQMTLREQKRREEALRARADLERDNDDDDDVECRRKFRANPVPPCLFLPLYEDLIRQKEERRRTARERNKAALLASQRPFKFIAREEQKQAVREKQLRDLFKSKRKTKRFKARPMPHSIYRSASNDKAKEEELFRNIRMQLRAQELLQNPSWPYRSAGRPLRDPRSPGKPGGKHRCRCLSPDDGDFAENRRKEPSSEHCFLNPSALYKQCGLQESPCDSAKRQKVLADMRAAEENLKETCWPYLSPRRMSPVRSPCAKPRPCLWSPPMPTLSSRGREQAIRKSLEEKKMLEEERNRILTKQKQRMKELQKLLATRVKAYDSHQGLAQMSKSRVNHLRECEKARMKEYRQELEERDEKLQKRPMLFERVAQRNARLAAEKHYSDTLKALGLSEEFVTEKGQGGKVSENITRPEPGSHTSDKESSYEEERENEEESSFLDANSQDSLKESTGDVEESREENSEE, from the exons GCTGGTGGTGGTAGCAGCTTTCCTAGGGAGGATGAAGGCATGACACTCCAGGACGTCATAGACTTTTCTGATATTTACCACTCTAATGAAGAATATTTCAGGAAACTAAGAGAGCTGAAAGCTGCCCATGCAGAAACcatggcaaaattagagaaaatgtaCCAGGACAAGCTAAACATAAAAGACATCCGGCCAGTGATCATCAGGGAAGATTCTTCTAGTGTCTCCTCTGG TTCTGCATCGGAAAAGGACTGCCCTCACCCTGCCCTTCTAGTGACATCGCTTTCAGAGCCCGAGGTGGGCCGGTCCCCCTCCTTGTCCAGCACTTCTGAGGAGGAGCTGCCCAACCTGGAGAGAGAGGCTCCCCGGGGCAGCAGGATGACAGCGTATGCCAAGGAGCTCATCAACAACATGTGGACTGGCTTTTCTGTGCAAGATTATATTCAGCACGACTCTGACTTCCAAACAGCTAAGAAAACAAGGAGGAAACCCAAAACCTGGGTGCCCACAGTTACAGTGCCTGTGCCCTTTCAAATGACGCTCAGGgagcagaagaggagagaggaggcgcTGAGGGCCCGAGCGGATCTGGAAAGGGacaacgacgacgacgacgacgtgGAGTGCAGGAGGAAATTCCGAGCCAATCCTGTCCCCCCCTGCCTGTTCCTCCCCCTGTATGAGGATCTGATCAGGCAGAAGGAAGAGCGAAGGAGGACGGCCAGGGAGAGAAACAAAGCCGCGCTCCTGGCCTCCCAGAGGCCGTTCAAGTTCATTGCCAGGGAGGAGCAGAAGCAGGCGGTCCgtgagaagcagctgagagaccTTTTTAAGTCTAAGAGGAAAACGAAGCGCTTCAAAGCCAGACCCATGCCTCATTCTATTTACAGGTCGGCTTCCAATGACAAGGCGAAGGAAGAAGAGCTCTTTAGGAACATCAGGATGCAGCTAAGGGCCCAAGAACTGCTGCAGAATCCATCCTGGCCCTATAGGTCAGCTGGCAGACCTCTCAGGGACCCCAGAAGTCCTGGAAAGCCAGGGGGTAAACACAGGTGTAGGTGCCTGAGCCCTGATGATGGAGACTTTGCTGAGAACCGACGGAAGGAGCCCTCCTCAGAACACTGCTTCCTGAACCCCTCCGCTCTTTATAAACAGTGTGGTCTTCAGGAATCCCCGTGTGACTCTGCTAAGAGACAGAAAGTCTTGGCAGACATGAGAGCAGCCgaagaaaatctgaaagaaacatGCTGGCCTTATCTGTCTCCAAGGCGGATGTCCCCGGTCAGAAGTCCGTGTGCAAAGCCCAGGCCTTGTCTGTGGAGCCCTCCGATGCCCACCCTGTCTTCCCGAGGGCGGGAACAAGCCATCAG GAAATCacttgaggaaaagaaaatgttggaagaagagagaaatcgGATCCTAACTAAACAGaagcaaagaatgaaagaatTGCAGAAGCTCTTGGCAACCCGAGTTAAAGCTTATGACTCACATCAGGGCTTAGCCCAGATGTCTAAATCCAGAGTAAACCATCTCAG AGAGTGTGAAAAGGCAAGGATGAAAGAGTATCGGCAAGAACTGGAAGAACGGGATGAGAAGCTTCAGAAGAGGCCGATGCTGTTTGAAAGAGTTGCCCAG AGAAATGCAAGATTGGCAGCAGAAAAGCATTATTCTGACACCCTAAAAGCACTAGGCCTGTCTGAGGAGTTTGTTACAGAGAAAGGCCAAGGTGGAAAAGTGTCTGAGAACATCACCAGGCCAGAGCCGGGAAGCCACACATCGGATAAAGAAAG CTCttatgaagaagaaagagagaatgaggaagaaagctCTTTTCTTGATGCCAACAGCCAGGATTCTCTCAAGGAAAGCACGGGAGATGTCgaagaaagcagagaagaaaattctgaagAGTGA
- the Fam161a gene encoding protein FAM161A isoform X2, whose translation MASPHRAARQAAASLHLPVNLTTGARGAQYEHEDPFESLVAAALAAAVEEEQKGMRPARASAGGGSSFPREDEGMTLQDVIDFSDIYHSNEEYFRKLRELKAAHAETMAKLEKMYQDKLNIKDIRPVIIREDSSSVSSGSASEKDCPHPALLVTSLSEPEVGRSPSLSSTSEEELPNLEREAPRGSRMTAYAKELINNMWTGFSVQDYIQHDSDFQTAKKTRRKPKTWVPTVTVPVPFQMTLREQKRREEALRARADLERDNDDDDDVECRRKFRANPVPPCLFLPLYEDLIRQKEERRRTARERNKAALLASQRPFKFIAREEQKQAVREKQLRDLFKSKRKTKRFKARPMPHSIYRSASNDKAKEEELFRNIRMQLRAQELLQNPSWPYRSAGRPLRDPRSPGKPGGKHRCRCLSPDDGDFAENRRKEPSSEHCFLNPSALYKQCGLQESPCDSAKRQKVLADMRAAEENLKETCWPYLSPRRMSPVRSPCAKPRPCLWSPPMPTLSSRGREQAIRECEKARMKEYRQELEERDEKLQKRPMLFERVAQRNARLAAEKHYSDTLKALGLSEEFVTEKGQGGKVSENITRPEPGSHTSDKESSYEEERENEEESSFLDANSQDSLKESTGDVEESREENSEE comes from the exons GCTGGTGGTGGTAGCAGCTTTCCTAGGGAGGATGAAGGCATGACACTCCAGGACGTCATAGACTTTTCTGATATTTACCACTCTAATGAAGAATATTTCAGGAAACTAAGAGAGCTGAAAGCTGCCCATGCAGAAACcatggcaaaattagagaaaatgtaCCAGGACAAGCTAAACATAAAAGACATCCGGCCAGTGATCATCAGGGAAGATTCTTCTAGTGTCTCCTCTGG TTCTGCATCGGAAAAGGACTGCCCTCACCCTGCCCTTCTAGTGACATCGCTTTCAGAGCCCGAGGTGGGCCGGTCCCCCTCCTTGTCCAGCACTTCTGAGGAGGAGCTGCCCAACCTGGAGAGAGAGGCTCCCCGGGGCAGCAGGATGACAGCGTATGCCAAGGAGCTCATCAACAACATGTGGACTGGCTTTTCTGTGCAAGATTATATTCAGCACGACTCTGACTTCCAAACAGCTAAGAAAACAAGGAGGAAACCCAAAACCTGGGTGCCCACAGTTACAGTGCCTGTGCCCTTTCAAATGACGCTCAGGgagcagaagaggagagaggaggcgcTGAGGGCCCGAGCGGATCTGGAAAGGGacaacgacgacgacgacgacgtgGAGTGCAGGAGGAAATTCCGAGCCAATCCTGTCCCCCCCTGCCTGTTCCTCCCCCTGTATGAGGATCTGATCAGGCAGAAGGAAGAGCGAAGGAGGACGGCCAGGGAGAGAAACAAAGCCGCGCTCCTGGCCTCCCAGAGGCCGTTCAAGTTCATTGCCAGGGAGGAGCAGAAGCAGGCGGTCCgtgagaagcagctgagagaccTTTTTAAGTCTAAGAGGAAAACGAAGCGCTTCAAAGCCAGACCCATGCCTCATTCTATTTACAGGTCGGCTTCCAATGACAAGGCGAAGGAAGAAGAGCTCTTTAGGAACATCAGGATGCAGCTAAGGGCCCAAGAACTGCTGCAGAATCCATCCTGGCCCTATAGGTCAGCTGGCAGACCTCTCAGGGACCCCAGAAGTCCTGGAAAGCCAGGGGGTAAACACAGGTGTAGGTGCCTGAGCCCTGATGATGGAGACTTTGCTGAGAACCGACGGAAGGAGCCCTCCTCAGAACACTGCTTCCTGAACCCCTCCGCTCTTTATAAACAGTGTGGTCTTCAGGAATCCCCGTGTGACTCTGCTAAGAGACAGAAAGTCTTGGCAGACATGAGAGCAGCCgaagaaaatctgaaagaaacatGCTGGCCTTATCTGTCTCCAAGGCGGATGTCCCCGGTCAGAAGTCCGTGTGCAAAGCCCAGGCCTTGTCTGTGGAGCCCTCCGATGCCCACCCTGTCTTCCCGAGGGCGGGAACAAGCCATCAG AGAGTGTGAAAAGGCAAGGATGAAAGAGTATCGGCAAGAACTGGAAGAACGGGATGAGAAGCTTCAGAAGAGGCCGATGCTGTTTGAAAGAGTTGCCCAG AGAAATGCAAGATTGGCAGCAGAAAAGCATTATTCTGACACCCTAAAAGCACTAGGCCTGTCTGAGGAGTTTGTTACAGAGAAAGGCCAAGGTGGAAAAGTGTCTGAGAACATCACCAGGCCAGAGCCGGGAAGCCACACATCGGATAAAGAAAG CTCttatgaagaagaaagagagaatgaggaagaaagctCTTTTCTTGATGCCAACAGCCAGGATTCTCTCAAGGAAAGCACGGGAGATGTCgaagaaagcagagaagaaaattctgaagAGTGA